GATCGAGTCCCCGGACGATATTTTGTGATGGTGAAGAAAACTACCGGCTAATTGCTGGGCGTGCTGCTGTTGGCTGTGATGAGCAGCGGCAGCCGCAGCCATATGCTTGTCTAGCATCGTCGTTGCCATTACTCCTTTCGCACCACTGATCGTACTCGAACCATTTACACCTCCTGCGTTGCCACTCCCCGTCATTCCTCCCATTCCTCCACCTACGTTACTCGTTTTGTTTGTCTTCTTGTGCTTTTTGTATTTCACCTTAAATAGTCACGAAAAcgaatgattttaatcccatgATGTTGAACTCGGTGAATAgaaatttaacgattttttttcactcccatcGAATACTTATGGGGAGCTGATGGAAAATGATTAATTAGTTTGCAGTCGTTTCATATTAATCGCTCTTAAACCCTACTCGTTGCTCGTCACAGCtttattatttcatcattGCTGTCATTGTCCGTTGAACTATTCAAAAAGatcgtaattttttgaaatatgaaTACAATTGAAATTTGGCCAATTCATCAATTCAATTCGCTGTGCGAGAACGAACTTCTGCGTacattttaaaaatgaaagcacgcgaggtgaaaaataagttgaacaaactaattttataaaatgagGAATGGAAAATCGACTGAAATTCTGTGATTAAAAAACTTATCAAAGACCGTGAAATGAATTGTACGAAACGTATACGAATCCTATAAATAAATTCGAGGAAAACGTTGGTTTTACCTTGTAAAGGTTGTAAACTGCACCAGAATTCCTTCCACCGGGCATCCGGTCCTCCCTGACGGCCTGAAGCACCATACCCTGTTCTATACACTTTTTGAATCGGCAGTACTGACACCTGTTTCTCTGTGCTTTGTTTATTTCGCAACCGCCTTCAGCGACGCACGTGTATATCCGCCTGTTTTGTACAGTCCTTTTGAAGAATCCTTTGCATCTGTGAGGTCCGAGAACGAATGAaagaatgatgaaaaagttaaacgaagttgagaaaaaagcaaAGTTTCCGtgttcattcattttcattgtttcagcCTCGGATCTTTCAAGtcgtttcatgaaaaaatggagcaaGGATAACGAGCGAGGaagattagaaaatttatccAAAGTATGAGGAACGTATAAGAGACAGTAAGTGTGCACGAGTGATCAGCTCGTGTCGAATATTAATATCACGGATCCGACTGCAGAGTCTAAACTTTGTTGCGGCTCCCCAACGTAACGTAAAACAGAAGGAGCTtcgttttacgttttttttttttgagaaagtTGGTGAAAATTGAGCATAAAGAATTCCCAAGTCTAATCCCACATCGAAATTTGCATCGTTatttatttagttttttttctcttttatcgaTTTGGAAATGGTGcttggaaaattttcatttcgttcatAATAAAGCACCAGAAATTGGATGAAACTGAATTTTTGCATATAACTTTTTGCAGATCGAGCTTGAAGGAAACTGAAGGATCTTTCCAAACGATGACCGAGTTTCTGGCGACGAATTTTGATCGAGAAATACCGCAACAATTCGTCCTTGTGATCTCGAGGGAAACGTGGATCTACgcaaatgagaaattttcttcttcgcACATTTCCCATGTGCCAATTTTTTTAGAGAACTCGAGCAATTTCGTCCATCGCTGTTATCCGAGGAAAAAGCAATCACGTTTTTCATTGTACATTTCATTCTCGTACGCGCGTTCATGGAGAAAGTTTAAATGTCacggaaaatgaaatttcaaatagcAAAGGTTGGGATTCGCATAAAAGCAAAAGGTCAACGATTTTATCGAAGGAAACGcgccgttgaaaaaaaaattttttaaaacctaCATTAACAGAAACTTTGATGGCGAATTTAGTTGAAAAAACTCGATAAAATGCAACGAAAAATCGCGCATTGAGATTCCAATCCAAAATCAAGTTTTCTCGTCGTAAAAATATCCTTTCATTTCAAAtgacgaagaaaattttgtcaaCGAATCAGTAAGCGTGGCTCCCGATGATACAAATTCTTAAAATGATTTCGTTTGCATTCAAGGTGAAAGTTTCGAGTGTGTGGTTTGTTTTTCAGGGACAGAGGACAGACCACTGAATACGTTAGTTTCTACTTCGTCTCGATCGAATTTCCCAATCGACGCTGAGACATTGGGACTATATTTAGAAAATTATAGTACACGTTGTACAGCGACACGAAGAACGAGCTGCAGTCGAGCTGCTCAAGATTTTACGTCCCCGACTGCTTTGCCGATTGTATTTTCATTCAGAGATGCGAGAAGCGAGCAGTACGGCGAGACGAGGGTGAATTTTGAACGAAACTTTGCGATTTACCCTGAAGCTCATTTATGTTAATTCATTACCAAtagttcattcgattttccaGTTTTCCCTTCGATAAAGACATCCAAAATCTCTGTAACTGTTTTTCTCACAAAATCGAATCGTCGGTCAGTGTTAATTCGTAGCGTTTTCGAATAATCTTGAAACGAGTACTTCTCTCGTTACGCGAATCATGGAATTTGAAAATGGAGCAAAATacttaaacattttttttcatattttcggaatgaatagaaatattGGTATTTTTTGTGCAACCGCACGCGTAGTTTAAATCGTGATTTTGTGAAAGATGTTGTGTTTGTTTAAGATTTGGAAGAAAACTCACCCTTCACACGTGATGATCCCATAATGGAGGCCGGTCGCTTTGTCCTCGCAGATCATACAAATCATCGGAGTCTCGTCTTCCTCGTGTTCCTGAGGTGGCAGGGGAGGTGCGGGTGGTGCAACGGATTGGATGGATTGCGAGGCCGCCTCGGATTTGACGGACCCGCCATTTCTGACCCAGGGCTGACTGGAGCCGGAGGCGGTAAGGTTGAGCGCCTGCATCTGTTGTGCTGCGGGCAATTGTGTCAAGTCACCTGCCCATAGCCTCTCCATATTGAGGGGTGGTCCGGACGGGTATGAGACGCAAGGTGGTTTGCCCCTGGACTCTTGTCCGAGGTTGAGGAGCAGCTGAGCCGCTGATTCCTCGGACGAAGAGCAGGAAGCGGCCGCGGCGGTCGCTGTCCACGAAGCCGCGGGCGGTGGTACCGGGTCAAGTGGAGGTGGTGACCATCGCATGGTTCTAACCCCACCAAATTCACCCATTATCACCGTCGGCGGTGGTCGAGGAGGCGCTGGAGCGGCCCTTTGGGCAGGGGGCTTCATGCCTTCGCCTGTTGAAGTTCAAACAGAGCAAGAAATTCGACTTGAGTATCAGGCGGAGGATCGTTCCTGCTGTGTACAGTAAGCGCAATCAAGCAATCGGGGAAAAAAGTGCATACATGGGAGTCTAACGAAACGAGGTGCTATTGGAAAGCTGAGCAAACGTCGGAGacgttgaaaatatgaaaaaaacggAATAAGGAAAAGCACGAGGATAGTTACGACTTACACGCTGATCCGGTGGTTACAGCACAAGTTCCAACTCCGCTTCCTTGCGTGCCGTTTCCACCGGGATTGCTGCTACCACCACCGTTACCAGCATTCCCATTCCCACTACCACCACCACCGCTACCAGCAGCActaccaccaccaccgccgccgccgccgccgccaccaccaccaccactgGTAGTGCCACTACCAACACTACTGACAACACTGGTAACTCCACCTAGATTTTGTCCATAGTTGACGGCACTGCTTATCACACCGTTAAGTAGTCTCTGAGCAGCGAAGCCTTGAACCCCGGAGTTTTGTGACCAAAATTGATGGTGAGCGAGTAGATGAGGCGGGACCGATGGTGCTCTGGGTCTCGGTGGCATCGGTGGACTCTGTTGTTGAccctgttgctgctgctgctgctgctgctgctgcggcTGCTGTTGATTCTGATTCGGGCTCTGCTGATGACTCGTTGGATGCTGTTGCGACGAGGATGAATTGCTACCGGGACTGTGACCTTGACAATTTGGATTGTACTGGGAGGAGGGACTCTCCCGATGGCTGTCACGGTGACTAGCTTGACCGGAGAGCTCGTTTCGCACGATGTTTCTCCCACCACCGTTACCAACTCCACCACCGTCGAACACCGAATTGTCCGACTCCATTTTCTTCTGTCCCGAAGACAGCTCGTCCCTCTCGGGACTCTCGCATTTGTACGAGCCCTGCTGCGGCATCGGCGTCGTCGACACCGCACCGTGACCCTCCATCGGCGATACCGGCGACGATCTACCCGGCGCCGGCGTGTAGGAACGTTGCTGATCTTCGCTCACTCGCGATATCATCACAGCTTCCGGAAACACCGAATCCGGCGATGCCGTCTCTCTCAACTCCTGACAACCACCGTTTCCGGCTCCGCTTACCGCTCCACCGCCCATCCCGCCGCAACGCACCCCATCCCGCTGGTTGTGATGATGCTGTTGGTGCGATTGATGGGACTGCGCATTACATTTCATCGTTATTCTCACACTGtctttcaaacatttttttattatttggtcATCTGTGACAAAAGCCTACTGAGACAAACTCTGCCATTTGGGAAGCCAACGATCCGCGTCGAAACAGTTCAATGATCGCTGGGTATGcaggaaaattgatttatcagcgaatttcttacattttttcataccaATTTAACTGTGTCTGTGTtgcaagtttatttttcattgttggTCATCATTTtctaatatattttcaatgacaTATGCAAATaatcatttcgaaattttttatcggtTTATCGAAATCAGCAAGAGTTTATTTCGTTTACAAATCACCTTTCAATCGATATTCCGTTCTTCACGCAATCAGTATTCATTGAATAGCGacgaattattaaattttataattgaacgagattttcatttctcttgaCATTTTCGTTgatcaaaaaaatcatttaaaatggatttttcatttaaatgacaattgtttcaaatgaaatagctctcatttattttctaccCAAAATTCGACCTTAGCCAGGGTCTGTTCCTTCGTTTTTGCATTACCTCTCAATCcccaattcatttttcacgtaATCAATATTTATCGAATACCGACGAATCAttgaattggaaaattgaacgaaattttcatgtttttttcacactttcgttagtaaaaaaataagaatttccgTCAGCTACAGGATTAATTCGAATCACGATGTTTGATCCCCCGAAAAATTCGTCGGAATCGTTTCGGTGGTTCTCGACTAAAGCCAACCTTTTTCCAGCGACCAGATTTACGTATGCAAACTTCACGAAATCTTGATCCCAAGTTAATTGTTATTTGAACGTAACGATTACACGAATGCTTACCGTGTGGTGATGAGATTGATGCGACTGTTGATGGGTCTGTTGGTGTTGTTGATGCCTTTGATGATGGTGTTGGTGGTGCTGGTGCTGGTGTTGCTGTTGTGTGATTCCAGGGCTAGGACTGCTCCGTAAGAATTCGCTTTTAACTTTGACGACAGGGCAGCCCGGGGAGCCTGGCATGTTGACATCCGGGGATGACGTCGATGTGTCAGCAACGCTCTCCCCTGGAGCAGGAAATGTAATTGGTGAAGGTACGTCCGCTTGCTGGATCCCCAGTGGCGAGCCTGCTGATCCGAAGGATACTGGGGAGTCTGAGAAAAACCAGTTGATCGACTTTCGCTTATGACTTTGTCACTGGACATTTCTTTGGCTTTTATCAGCACCAAGAATCTTTGTTTTATTGATTATTGAAGGGGGACGATTTCGGAAAGATTATCAATCGCTCGTTAGACTCGTTAGGCCTAAAAAACCTTCGAATCTCATACTTTCCTTGACGATTAAGAAGAATGTAAGAAAATCAAAGTGTCTCATTCAAACAAATGGCTAATCGTCGATGTGCAAGTGCCATCATTGATTATTGGACAGAGCTCGTCCGCGTTACAATGTTTGTAGAGTTTAATACCCGTGGGACATTATTCATCGTCGTACTGCGATCGAGTATAATGACGTTGGGCTTGGTTCAACGTTCGCGCAATCATTTTGAACCCTGCCGAGTCGCCAGACCCGGATTCTCCATCCTAATGATTATTCCCTCCCCCTGCCgctatttttttctgctctcTATTTTACTACTCTCCGACTGAATTCTTCTTTATCTCGGCCCCATTATCTCCTATCAAATGATATCAGAGAGTGCCGCCGCGAATATCGTGCGATTCGCAACGTCTGTCGAGCATGAAAATGTTATTAATCGACACGACGCGTTTTTCTCTCGATGGCTACCACGCGAGACCGGCTAAACGGAGCTGAGAAAGACGGACTCACAGACACAGGGAATTGCCCGGTGATTAATGACGTTTCTCACCCTCCGCCCCTCGACCTGTGCCTCCGGTCGTCGCACACCGCGGAACTCGATCTTACGCTTCGTGTGCCGCGACACACTCGCACACACTCCGATTT
The window above is part of the Venturia canescens isolate UGA chromosome 5, ASM1945775v1, whole genome shotgun sequence genome. Proteins encoded here:
- the Hr4 gene encoding hormone receptor 4 produces the protein MCTKMSVLQGRHIGIMTLTSSPCELDNMSLFQDLKLKRRKVDSRCSSDDSPVSFGSAGSPLGIQQADVPSPITFPAPGESVADTSTSSPDVNMPGSPGCPVVKVKSEFLRSSPSPGITQQQHQHQHHQHHHQRHQQHQQTHQQSHQSHHHTSHQSHQQHHHNQRDGVRCGGMGGGAVSGAGNGGCQELRETASPDSVFPEAVMISRVSEDQQRSYTPAPGRSSPVSPMEGHGAVSTTPMPQQGSYKCESPERDELSSGQKKMESDNSVFDGGGVGNGGGRNIVRNELSGQASHRDSHRESPSSQYNPNCQGHSPGSNSSSSQQHPTSHQQSPNQNQQQPQQQQQQQQQQGQQQSPPMPPRPRAPSVPPHLLAHHQFWSQNSGVQGFAAQRLLNGVISSAVNYGQNLGGVTSVVSSVGSGTTSGGGGGGGGGGGGGGSAAGSGGGGSGNGNAGNGGGSSNPGGNGTQGSGVGTCAVTTGSACEGMKPPAQRAAPAPPRPPPTVIMGEFGGVRTMRWSPPPLDPVPPPAASWTATAAAASCSSSEESAAQLLLNLGQESRGKPPCVSYPSGPPLNMERLWAGDLTQLPAAQQMQALNLTASGSSQPWVRNGGSVKSEAASQSIQSVAPPAPPLPPQEHEEDETPMICMICEDKATGLHYGIITCEGCKGFFKRTVQNRRIYTCVAEGGCEINKAQRNRCQYCRFKKCIEQGMVLQAVREDRMPGGRNSGAVYNLYKVKYKKHKKTNKTSNVGGGMGGMTGSGNAGGVNGSSTISGAKGVMATTMLDKHMAAAAAAHHSQQQHAQQLAGSFLHHHKISSGDSISSPPTPSHPSQTGHLVNGTILKTALTNPSEVVHLRQRLDNAVSSSRDRAFPLDATLAMIQTLIDCDEFQDIATLRNLDELLDHKSDLSEKLCQIGDSIVYKLVQWTKRLPFYLELPVEVHTRLLTHKWHELLVLTTSAYQAMHGQHKFTNVNSDGTGADFMQEVSNNMYTLQTCLTSMMGRPITMDQLRQDVGLMVEKITYVTLMFRRVKLRMEEYVCLKVITMLSQDAKSRGGTLELEQIQERYMSCLRSFVEHSAPQQPGRFHELLNRLPDVQSAAALLLESKMFYVPFLLNSAIQR